One Pyrus communis chromosome 13, drPyrComm1.1, whole genome shotgun sequence genomic window carries:
- the LOC137712065 gene encoding ent-kaurenoic acid oxidase-like → MTISMGEWVALVLGGFPLLGLLLWWWNELWYVLPLKLRHSPTGAKLPPGHMGLPCLGEIFTFLWYFKIVRRPDDFINAKRAKYGDGVGMYRTHLFGSPTIIACFPGINKFVFQSDETFILDWPNVDIVGASSIVAVHGKSHTKLRSYVVSVIKRPDALRRISELVQPRMVAALESWALKGRVRGYDEARKVTFENIGKLFVSLEPGPLLDTIDNLFTGLVTGIRAHPLNIPGSAYRHALQCRKKLEDIFRVELEKKKTLKEGVTNDLMDGLMQIKDDEGNKLNDQEVLDNIVSLVVAGYASTSLSTMWSLYYLAKYPDVLQKLCEENMAIHESKSTGEFITYEDVLKMKYTNKVVEETIRLANIAAFVFRLATKEVEYKGYKIPKDWRVIVWVRYLHTNSENFDDPMCFNPDRWNEPAKPGTYQVFGGGSRICAGNLLVKIQLAVFLHHLSVGYKWKLVNPDAEMIYLSHPSPVDKVYITFNKI, encoded by the exons ATGACTATTTCTATGGGAGAGTGGGTGGCCTTGGTTTTGGGAGGTTTTCCATTGTTGGGGTTGCTATTGTGGTGGTGGAATGAGCTTTGGTATGTGCTGCCTCTCAAACTACGACATTCGCCTACCGGCGCTAAATTGCCGCCCGGCCACATGGGACTTCCATGCTTGGGTGAAATCTTCACCTTCCTTTGGTACTTCAAAATTGTTCGTCGTCCTGACGACTTTATAAATGCTAAGCGGGCTAA GTACGGTGATGGAGTCGGAATGTATAGAACTCACCTCTTTGGATCACCGACCATCATAGCATGCTTCCCGGGAATCAACAAATTTGTGTTCCAATCAGATGAAACCTTCATCCTAGACTGGCCCAATGTTGATATTGTAGGTGCTAGTTCTATAGTGGCAGTTCATGGAAAGTCTCATACAAAACTTAGAAGCTATGTTGTAAGCGTAATTAAGCGTCCTGACGCTCTCCGTCGCATAAGCGAACTTGTCCAACCTCGTATGGTGGCCGCGTTGGAGTCATGGGCTCTGAAGGGTAGAGTCAGAGGATATGATGAAGCCAGGAAG GTCACATTTGAAAATATTGGGAAACTATTCGTAAGTTTGGAGCCGGGGCCTCTCCTTGATACCATTGATAACTTGTTTACCGGATTAGTCACTGGAATTAGGGCTCATCCACTGAACATTCCCGGATCGGCTTACCGCCATGCCCTTCAG TGTAGGAAAAAGCTTGAGGACATTTTCAGGGTGGAGctagagaagaaaaaaactctAAAGGAAGGGGTGACAAATGATCTAATGGATGGGCTTATGCAGATTAAAGACGATGAAGGCAATAAATTAAATGATCAAGAGGTTCTAGATAACATTGTCAGCCTTGTTGTCGCTGGATATGCATCTACTTCACTATCAACAATGTGGTCTTTATATTATCTCGCAAAATACCCTGACGTCCTCCAAAAGCTCTGC GAAGAGAATATGGCTATACATGAGAGCAAGAGTACTGGGGAGTTTATCACGTATGAAGatgttttaaaaatgaaatacaCAAACAAG GTGGTGGAAGAAACAATAAGATTGGCCAACATTGCAGCATTTGTTTTCCGATTGGCTACTAAGGAAGTTGAGTACAAGG GTTATAAAATACCCAAGGATTGGAGAGTGATTGTTTGGGTTCGATATCTCCACACAAATTCAGAGAATTTTGATGATCCCATGTGCTTCAACCCAGATAGATGGAAT GAACCAGCTAAGCCAGGAACATACCAAGTTTTTGGTGGTGGATCGAGAATATGTGCAGGAAACTTGCTTGTCAAGATACAACTTGCAGTATTTTTACATCATTTGTCTGTAGGATACAA gtGGAAATTGGTCAATCCAGATGCTGAAATGATTTATCTTTCACATCCATCCCCAGTTGATAAGGTTTATATCACGTTCAACAAAATTTAG